The DNA sequence AAAAATATATTTTGTAATATTGACATATGAGATAAAAACGAATACAATATATTGTGCCGATATTAATAATCAATACTAAATGTAGTAACACTTCAAATTTAAGGGGGAAACATATTTATGAACCTTACTGATAATGCAATTAAAGTCTTGGAAAAAAGATACCTGGCAAAAGATGAAAATGGTAACCTTCTGGAAAATCCTGAAGCCATGTTCAGGAGGGTGGCTAAAACAGTTGCTGAAGCTGACTCAGGCTATGTGGATTCTTCAAAATTAAAAGAAATAGAGGATGAATTTTTCGAAATGATGGCCAATCTTGAATTTCTGCCAAATTCGCCGACACTGATGAATGCCGGAAGACCTCTGGGACAGCTTAGTGCATGTTTTGTCCTTCCTGTAGAAGATACAATGGAAGGTATATTTGAGTCTATAAAAAATGCTGCACTTATACATAAAAGTGGGGGAGGCACAGGGTTTAGTTTTTCAAGGCTTAGGCCTAAAGGGTCATCCGTAAAATCCACTGGAGGTGTTGCAAGTGGACCTGTCAGCTTTATGAAAGTGTTTAATGCCGCTACTGAAGCCGTAAAGCAGGGAGGAACAAGAAGAGGGGCAAACATGGGCATACTAAGGGTAGACCACCCTGACATACGTGAATTTATAACTTGTAAACAAGATAATAAGGATATAACAAACTTTAATATAAGTGTAGGCATAACAGAAAAATTTATGAAAGCTGTTGAGAATAATGAAAAATATGATTTGATAGATCCCAGGACAGGTTTGCCGGTATGCCAGGAGAGTGCAAGAGAAATATTTGATATGATAATCGATAATGCCTGGAATAATGGTGAGCCGGGAATTATATTCCTTGACAGGTTAAATAGGGATAACGTTACGCCGGAATTGGGAGAGATAGAATCTACTAATCCGTGTTTCCATCCGGATACACTAATTTCTACAGCAAATGGGCTAATTTCGGTTAAAGAACTTTATGAGAAATATGGCGATGGTGGAGAATTTGAAATTATAGTAGACAACAGGGTAAAAGGAGATACTGTAATTAGAAATTACAGGGAATATATGATTAATGGCGTTTCCATAAAGAAAGCCAGAGTATTTAAGACAGGTGTGAAGAAAACAGTCAAAGTTATATTAAGTAATGGGCAAGAAATAAAAGTAACTAGGGATCACAGAGTACTAACCCTGGAAGGTTGGAAAGAAGCATGGCAACTTAATGAGAATGATTATGTATTGGTTCAGTCGGGTAAAGGCGGATTCGCTAATAATGATACGATAGGCAAGGATGTGGGATTATTCCTTGGATGGGTAACAGGAGACGGATGGTTGACTTCGGTTGGAGATACAATAGGTGTCGCGTTTGCAGAAGATGAATATTACCTTTGTGAGGAATTAAATGAGATTGCCTACAAGTATGGTGCCGGTGTACGTAAAGCAAGCCAAAGAGAAAACGGTACATGGCAGGTAACATATAAAAGAAAGGATTTTGTTACAAAACTTAGGGATTATGGTTTAAAACAGGTAAAAGCCGCGAGCAAACGCGTTCCCAAAGCTATTTTTACTTCTTCGGAAGAGACTGTAAAGGCATATTTGAATGGTTTATTCAGTGCTGATGGAACGGTTAACTATATTGATGAAAATCACCGTGATATACGATTGTCCTCTGCGTCGGAGCATTTGTTGAAGGATGTCCAGTTGTTATTACTGAATCTAGGCGTATTCAGTTCAATTTATAAGAGGGAAAAGCTAAATCAAAACACGTTTACATATATTGATGCTGAAGGCAATGAGAGGACGTATACGGGAGGAATCTATTACGAACTTATTATCAATGAAGATGATATGTACAATTTCTCTGAAACTATAGGAAACCTCCTACACAAGGAAAAAAACGAGAAACTCAAAAAAGCTGCAAGGCTTTCAAGAAAGAAAACTAAATTTGTATCAAGAGTAGTTGCAGTTGAGGAGGATGAAGAAGTAGAGGTATATGATATTAACGAAAGAGAAACTAATTCTTTGATTGCACAAGGTATTGTAGTCCATAATTGTGGGGAGCAGCCTCTTCTTCCTTTTGAAGCATGTAACCTCGGTTCAATTAACTTAAACCTCATGTTAAAAAAGACTCAGAAAGGATATGAGGTTGATTTTAGCAAATTAAGAAATACCGTAAGGAAAGCAGTGCATTTTCTTGATAATGTGATAGATGTCAATAAATACCCTCTTCCTGAGATTGACAAGATGGCAAAGGGTACCAGGAAAATCGGTCTTGGCATTATGGGTTGGGCTGACATGCTCTGCAGGTTAAACATACCTTATAATTCCCAAAGAGCAATTGACCTTGCAGAAAAGGTTATGGGATTTATTCAGGAAGAATCCAAGAAGGCATCCATGGAGTTGGC is a window from the Bacillota bacterium genome containing:
- a CDS encoding TSCPD domain-containing protein, whose translation is MNLTDNAIKVLEKRYLAKDENGNLLENPEAMFRRVAKTVAEADSGYVDSSKLKEIEDEFFEMMANLEFLPNSPTLMNAGRPLGQLSACFVLPVEDTMEGIFESIKNAALIHKSGGGTGFSFSRLRPKGSSVKSTGGVASGPVSFMKVFNAATEAVKQGGTRRGANMGILRVDHPDIREFITCKQDNKDITNFNISVGITEKFMKAVENNEKYDLIDPRTGLPVCQESAREIFDMIIDNAWNNGEPGIIFLDRLNRDNVTPELGEIESTNPCFHPDTLISTANGLISVKELYEKYGDGGEFEIIVDNRVKGDTVIRNYREYMINGVSIKKARVFKTGVKKTVKVILSNGQEIKVTRDHRVLTLEGWKEAWQLNENDYVLVQSGKGGFANNDTIGKDVGLFLGWVTGDGWLTSVGDTIGVAFAEDEYYLCEELNEIAYKYGAGVRKASQRENGTWQVTYKRKDFVTKLRDYGLKQVKAASKRVPKAIFTSSEETVKAYLNGLFSADGTVNYIDENHRDIRLSSASEHLLKDVQLLLLNLGVFSSIYKREKLNQNTFTYIDAEGNERTYTGGIYYELIINEDDMYNFSETIGNLLHKEKNEKLKKAARLSRKKTKFVSRVVAVEEDEEVEVYDINERETNSLIAQGIVVHNCGEQPLLPFEACNLGSINLNLMLKKTQKGYEVDFSKLRNTVRKAVHFLDNVIDVNKYPLPEIDKMAKGTRKIGLGIMGWADMLCRLNIPYNSQRAIDLAEKVMGFIQEESKKASMELAEKKGVFPFYDKSIYKDKGIKLRNATTTTIAPTGTLSIIAGVSSGIEPIFAICYIRNVMDNDELVEVNPIFKEIAVKNGFYSDELMKRIARKGTIKGFAEIPTQIQDVFVTSHDITPEWHVKMQAVFQKYTDNAVSKTVNLKHEATRDDVRKVFELAYKTNCKGVTIYRDGSRDSQVLNIGSVKGKETKEVQEGKEAQEAKERDKGADNPEGTIIKHIAPRVRPDITTGFTEKVKIGCGNLYITVNYDEYGICEVFTNLGRGGGCPSQSEATSRLVSIALRSGLDVKSIVEQLKGIRCATTIRQKDLKVMSCPDAIGRVIEKVMHLQNNGNGKEEELQILSKYQDFDVEKELKYVYCPDCGKKLEHEGGCVVCRDCGFSKCG